Proteins encoded in a region of the Streptomyces violaceoruber genome:
- a CDS encoding sodium:solute symporter, with protein sequence MRQLDLVVIVVYLIGIAWIGLRKAGRQKSAKDYFVGEGHMPWWTVSFSVVATETSVLTVISVPGGAYSGQGFGNVELALGYVVGRVVVATVLIPLYKRGGFVSAYQYLGDRFGLKLQGLASVTFVFTRLLAEGVRLFASAIPIKLLLDEFGVHASYRAIIIVITLITVVYTYLGGIKAVIWTDAIQMVLYLGGAVLAVAVLSAHVGGDGYARALDAGKFQLFDTDFNLAHILTSPFALPTAIIGGAIFAMASHGSDQLIVQRVLATRTLREGQKAMIASGVFVTVQFAAFSLVGALLWSYNEGRSFAELGLSSSDNLYPEFILHGLPVVVSGLLVAGILGAAMGSLSSALNSMSNSTVADIIHSFFRSTPSEEALLRLARWMTLVWATLMAVFACAFSASTGNVYLTGLTIAGYTYGALLGAFLLGRLVKRANEVDSVVAFLVTIGVMTYIVRGVKIDVTTGGTTVSQAIAAQWLVPIGVLITLLVGGVLSLFHRAPEPSAVTALDEEPGDGPDRLTTTAGRK encoded by the coding sequence GTGCGCCAGCTCGACCTCGTGGTGATCGTGGTCTATCTGATCGGGATCGCCTGGATCGGCCTGCGGAAGGCAGGCCGGCAGAAGTCGGCGAAGGACTACTTCGTCGGTGAAGGCCACATGCCGTGGTGGACGGTCTCCTTCTCCGTCGTCGCCACGGAGACCAGTGTGCTGACGGTGATCAGCGTCCCCGGCGGCGCCTACAGCGGCCAGGGATTCGGCAACGTCGAACTCGCCCTGGGCTACGTCGTCGGACGCGTCGTCGTGGCCACGGTGCTGATCCCCCTCTACAAGCGCGGCGGCTTCGTCAGCGCCTACCAGTACCTGGGCGACCGGTTCGGGCTGAAGCTCCAAGGGCTCGCCTCGGTGACCTTCGTGTTCACCCGGCTCCTGGCCGAGGGCGTGCGGCTGTTCGCCTCCGCCATCCCGATCAAGCTGCTGCTCGACGAGTTCGGGGTGCACGCGAGCTACCGCGCGATCATCATCGTGATCACCCTCATCACCGTGGTCTACACGTACCTGGGCGGCATCAAGGCGGTCATCTGGACCGACGCCATCCAGATGGTCCTCTACCTCGGCGGCGCGGTCCTCGCCGTGGCCGTGCTCTCCGCCCACGTCGGCGGTGACGGCTACGCACGTGCACTGGACGCCGGGAAGTTCCAGCTCTTCGACACCGACTTCAACCTGGCCCACATCCTCACCAGCCCGTTCGCCCTGCCCACGGCCATCATCGGCGGCGCCATCTTCGCCATGGCCTCGCACGGCTCCGACCAGCTGATCGTCCAGCGCGTGCTGGCGACGCGGACGCTGCGCGAGGGCCAGAAGGCCATGATCGCCTCGGGTGTCTTCGTCACCGTTCAGTTCGCCGCGTTCTCCCTCGTCGGCGCGCTGCTGTGGTCGTACAACGAGGGCAGGTCCTTCGCCGAGCTGGGCCTGTCCAGCTCGGACAACCTCTACCCCGAGTTCATCCTGCACGGGCTGCCCGTGGTGGTCTCGGGCCTGCTGGTGGCCGGCATCCTGGGCGCCGCGATGGGCTCGCTGTCCTCGGCGCTGAACTCCATGTCGAACTCGACGGTCGCCGACATCATCCACAGCTTCTTCCGCAGTACACCCTCCGAGGAGGCGCTGCTCAGGCTCGCCCGCTGGATGACGCTGGTGTGGGCGACGCTCATGGCCGTCTTCGCCTGCGCGTTCAGCGCGAGCACCGGCAACGTGTACCTGACGGGCCTGACCATCGCGGGCTACACCTACGGCGCACTGCTCGGCGCCTTCCTGCTGGGACGGCTCGTCAAACGGGCCAACGAGGTCGACTCCGTCGTGGCCTTCCTGGTCACCATCGGGGTGATGACGTACATCGTGCGCGGCGTGAAGATCGACGTCACCACCGGCGGGACCACGGTGTCCCAGGCGATCGCGGCCCAGTGGCTGGTGCCGATCGGCGTGCTGATCACCCTGCTCGTCGGCGGTGTGCTGAGCCTGTTCCACCGGGCCCCGGAGCCCTCGGCGGTCACCGCACTCGACGAGGAGCCGGGCGACGGACCCGACCGGCTGACCACGACGGCCGGGCGGAAGTGA